In Leguminivora glycinivorella isolate SPB_JAAS2020 chromosome 11, LegGlyc_1.1, whole genome shotgun sequence, a single window of DNA contains:
- the LOC125230911 gene encoding 39S ribosomal protein L41, mitochondrial has product MSKISNLINFIAKRSISCTAPLEGKRNFRKFPIPNKRGSRLHRERQSGPNPELEVDKRGVRDIGYYLNGRFVKVPELIPELIVPDLKDCHLKPYVTYKVTDVTQSEFTPQQLFDAVYSKKIVTDFKQGKLDENGEALEPSEEEKLQPADAVARAKRTGSDIF; this is encoded by the coding sequence atgtCCAAGATATCAAACTTAATTAATTTCATAGCCAAACGAAGCATCAGTTGCACAGCACCACTTGAAGGTAAAAGAAATTTTCGAAAATTTCCAATTCCTAACAAGAGGGGAAGTCGTCTGCACAGAGAACGACAGAGTGGCCCAAACCCTGAACTAGAGGTCGACAAACGTGGCGTGAGAGACATAGGGTACTACTTGAATGGCCGTTTCGTCAAGGTACCTGAGCTGATCCCCGAACTGATTGTGCCCGACCTCAAAGACTGCCATCTTAAACCGTATGTAACTTACAAGGTTACTGATGTTACCCAAAGCGAATTCACGCCACAACAACTATTCGACGCTGTTTATAGCAAAAAGATCGTGACAGACTTCAAGCAAGGGAAGTTAGACGAGAATGGTGAGGCTCTTGAACCCTCCGAGGAAGAGAAACTGCAACCCGCTGATGCCGTGGCTCGGGCGAAACGAACGGGCTCCGACATATTTTAA
- the LOC125230899 gene encoding NAD kinase-like isoform X7 — MKNSAMVMQIQDPASQRLTWYKQPLTVLVIKKVHDATILTPFVQLVHWLVHDKSMVVYVEAAVLDDVLLAEYGDFTAVREKLMTFRAGQDDLTDKIDFIICLGGDGTLLHASSLFQQSVPPVMAFHLGSLGFLTPFEFNNFQDQVMNVLEGHAALTLRSRLQCVVLRKSKKDNEGRKCILVLNEVVVDRGPSPYLSNIDLFLDNKHITSVQGDGLIVSTPTGSTAYAVAAGASMIHPSVPAIMVTPICPHSLSFRPIVVPAGVELKIALSPDARNAMWVSFDGRSRQALQHGDSLYVTTSVYPVPSICAQDQISDWFDSLAECLHWNVRKKQKQMDELSDMTYSSSDNLEELDNTERPADT, encoded by the exons gCAAATCCAAGACCCTGCGTCGCAGCGGCTGACGTGGTACAAACAGCCGCTCACGGTGCTGGTCATCAAGAAGGTGCACGATGCCACCATCCTCACGCCGTTTGTACAGCTCGTCCACTGGCTCGTTCAT GACAAAAGTATGGTAGTATACGTAGAAGCGGCCGTACTAGACGACGTGTTACTAGCAGAATACGGGGACTTCACAGCAGTTCGGGAGAAGCTGATGACGTTCCGGGCGGGGCAAGACGATCTCACTGACAAGATCGACTTCATCATCTGTCTGGGCGGCGATGGGACGCTGTTACATGCCAGCTCACTGTTCCAG CAATCGGTGCCTCCCGTGATGGCGTTCCACCTGGGCTCGCTCGGTTTCCTCACGCCCTTCGAGTTCAACAACTTCCAGGACCAAGTCATGAATGTTCTAGAAG GTCACGCAGCGTTAACGCTCCGATCACGTCTACAATGTGTGGTGCTCCGCAAAAGCAAGAAAGACAACGAAGGCCGCAAGTGTATTCTGGTGCTCAATGAAGTGGTGGTCGACCGCGGGCCCTCACCTTACCTCTCTAACATCGACTTATTCCTGGATAATAAACACATCACGTCTGTACAGGGCGACG GTCTAATAGTATCAACACCAACCGGCAGCACGGCGTATGCAGTAGCGGCCGGCGCTAGCATGATCCACCCGTCCGTCCCCGCCATCATGGTGACGCCCATCTGTCCTCACTCGCTCTCATTCCGGCCTATCGTGGTACCCGCGGGGGTCGAGCTCAAG ATCGCGCTATCTCCCGACGCGCGCAACGCGATGTGGGTGTCGTTCGACGGCCGCAGCCGGCAGGCGTTACAGCACGGCGATAG CCTATACGTCACCACGTCAGTGTACCCAGTCCCGTCGATATGCGCGCAGGACCAAATCTCTGACTGGTTCGACTCGCTCGCCGAGTGTCTCCACTGGAACGTCCGCAAGAAGCAGAAACAGATGGACGAGCTCAGCGACATGACCTACTCGTCCAGCGACAACCTGGAGGAGCTCGACAACACGGAGCGACCCGCCGACACGTGA